CGGGCGGCAGGTGCTGGCCGTGGTCAAGGCCGACGCCTACGGCCACGGCGCCGCGGTCCTCGGGGGCGCGGCGCTGGCGGCCGGGGAGGGGCACCGCGGCAAGACGAGAACACACCATGCTTATAG
The sequence above is a segment of the bacterium genome. Coding sequences within it:
- a CDS encoding alanine racemase; amino-acid sequence: MRPGPEPEADAGRATRALIDVEAFAHNVRLAVRLAGPGRQVLAVVKADAYGHGAAVLGGAALAAGEGHRGKTRTHHAY